One segment of Bradyrhizobium sp. CB2312 DNA contains the following:
- a CDS encoding ABC transporter substrate-binding protein, protein MLIKNNKTRAALIALLALGSAAAWPRMAAAETVLRIGMTAADIPRTLGQPDQGFEGNRFTGLTMYDALTGWDLSSADKPSVVIPGLATEWKVDDADKTKWIFKLRPGVTFHDGTPFNADAVVWNVEKVLKQDAPQFDASQVGVTASRMPTLASAKKIDDMTVELTTKEPDSFLPINLTNLFMASPSKWQHFYDKAEGADAKAKSQAAWTAFAKDAAGTGPWKMASFTPRERLELVKNANYWDKARVPKVDKMVLLPMPEANARTAALLSGQVDWVEAPAPDALPELKQRGFKLYANEQPHVWPWQFSRIEGSPWNDIRVRKAANLCVDREGLKDGLLAGLMVPATGTFEPGHPWRGKPSFEIKYDKAAAQKLMQEAGFGPSKKLTVKIQTSASGSGQMQPLPMNEYLQQALAECYFDVKLDVIEWNTLFTNWRRGAKDPSANGSNATNVTYAAMDPFFALVRFLQSGMAPPVSNNWGFINEPKFDELVKKARQTFDPAARDAALAELHAASVDDAAFLYVAHDVGPRAMSPKVTGVVQPKSWFIDFSLVSMN, encoded by the coding sequence ATGCTTATCAAGAACAACAAGACACGGGCGGCGCTGATCGCGCTCTTGGCGCTTGGCAGCGCGGCCGCATGGCCGCGCATGGCAGCTGCGGAAACCGTGCTGCGCATCGGCATGACGGCTGCCGATATTCCGCGCACACTGGGTCAGCCCGACCAAGGTTTCGAAGGCAATCGCTTCACCGGCCTCACCATGTATGACGCGCTCACCGGCTGGGACCTGTCCTCCGCCGACAAGCCGAGCGTGGTGATCCCCGGCCTTGCCACCGAGTGGAAGGTCGACGACGCCGACAAGACCAAATGGATCTTCAAGCTGCGCCCCGGCGTCACCTTCCATGACGGCACGCCGTTCAACGCCGATGCCGTGGTGTGGAACGTCGAGAAGGTGCTGAAGCAGGATGCGCCGCAATTCGACGCCAGCCAGGTCGGCGTCACCGCATCGCGCATGCCGACGCTGGCCTCGGCGAAGAAGATCGACGACATGACCGTCGAGCTCACTACCAAGGAGCCTGACAGCTTCCTGCCGATCAATCTCACCAATCTGTTCATGGCGAGCCCGTCGAAGTGGCAGCATTTCTACGACAAGGCCGAAGGCGCAGACGCCAAGGCGAAGTCGCAGGCCGCCTGGACCGCGTTCGCCAAGGACGCCGCCGGCACCGGCCCGTGGAAGATGGCGAGCTTCACCCCGCGCGAGCGGCTCGAGCTGGTGAAGAACGCGAATTATTGGGACAAGGCGCGCGTACCCAAGGTCGACAAGATGGTGCTCTTGCCGATGCCGGAAGCGAATGCGCGCACCGCGGCGCTGCTGTCCGGACAGGTCGATTGGGTCGAGGCGCCCGCGCCCGACGCATTGCCCGAGCTCAAGCAGCGCGGCTTCAAGCTCTACGCCAACGAGCAGCCGCACGTCTGGCCCTGGCAGTTCTCGCGCATCGAGGGCTCGCCCTGGAACGACATCCGCGTGCGCAAGGCCGCAAACCTCTGCGTCGATCGCGAAGGCCTCAAGGACGGCCTGCTCGCCGGCCTGATGGTGCCGGCGACCGGGACCTTCGAGCCCGGCCATCCCTGGCGTGGCAAGCCGAGCTTCGAGATCAAGTACGACAAGGCGGCTGCGCAAAAGCTGATGCAGGAGGCCGGCTTTGGTCCGTCCAAGAAGCTGACGGTGAAGATCCAGACCTCGGCGTCGGGCTCGGGCCAGATGCAGCCGTTGCCGATGAACGAATATCTCCAGCAGGCGCTCGCCGAATGCTATTTCGACGTGAAGCTTGACGTCATCGAGTGGAACACGTTGTTCACCAACTGGCGCCGCGGCGCCAAGGATCCCAGCGCCAACGGCTCGAACGCCACCAACGTCACCTATGCGGCGATGGACCCGTTCTTCGCGCTGGTGCGCTTCCTGCAATCGGGCATGGCGCCGCCGGTCTCGAACAATTGGGGCTTCATCAACGAGCCCAAGTTCGACGAGCTGGTGAAGAAGGCCCGTCAGACCTTCGATCCCGCGGCGCGCGATGCCGCGCTCGCCGAGCTCCACGCCGCCTCCGTCGACGATGCCGCCTTCCTCTACGTCGCCCACGACGTCGGCCCGCGTGCGATGAGCCCGAAGGTGACCGGCGTCGTGCAGCCGAAGAGCTGGTTCATCGACTTCTCGCTGGTGTCGATGAATTAG
- a CDS encoding ABC transporter substrate-binding protein — protein MRIRLSTCLAVLALALSAIPVRAETVVRYGISMADIPLTTGQPDRGAGAYQFTAYTIYDPLVAWEMDVADRPGKLVPGLATEWKVDDNDKTKWRFSLRKDVKFHDGSDFNADAVIWNLDKVLNDKAPQFDKRQSAQVKTRLPSVASYAKIDDFTVEITTKTVDSFFPYQMLWFLVSSPAQYEKLGKDWDKFASQPSGTGPFKLTKLVPRELAELTKNPDYWNKKRIPKVDKIVLVPMPEALTRTNALLAGQVDLIETPAPDAVPQLKAAGMKIVDNVTPHVWNYHLSVLPGSPWTDIRLRKALNLAINRDEVVGLMNGLAKPAKGQVDPSSPWFGKPTFELKYDLAAAKKLVEEAGYSKAKPLKTTFIIAQGGTGQMLSLPMNEFLQQSFKEIGIDIDFKVVELETLYTHWRKGAADEMNAGITANNIAYVTSDPLYAIVRFFASDQIAPVGVNWGGYKNPKVDALINEAKQTFDTAKQDDLIAQAHALIVDDAVLVWVVHDTNPHALSPKIKQFVQAQHWFQDLTTIGME, from the coding sequence ATGCGTATTCGTCTATCGACCTGTCTCGCCGTGCTTGCGCTGGCGTTATCCGCAATCCCGGTGCGCGCCGAGACGGTGGTGCGCTACGGTATCTCGATGGCGGATATTCCGCTGACGACCGGCCAGCCCGATCGTGGCGCCGGCGCCTACCAGTTCACGGCCTACACGATCTACGATCCGCTGGTGGCGTGGGAGATGGATGTCGCCGACAGGCCGGGCAAGCTGGTGCCGGGCCTCGCCACCGAATGGAAGGTGGATGACAACGACAAGACCAAGTGGCGCTTCAGCTTACGCAAGGACGTGAAGTTTCACGACGGCAGCGATTTCAACGCCGACGCGGTGATCTGGAATCTGGACAAGGTGCTCAACGACAAGGCGCCGCAATTCGACAAGCGGCAGAGCGCGCAGGTGAAGACCCGCCTGCCCTCGGTCGCGAGCTACGCCAAGATCGACGATTTCACGGTGGAGATCACGACCAAGACGGTCGATTCCTTCTTCCCGTATCAGATGCTCTGGTTCCTGGTGTCGAGCCCGGCGCAGTACGAGAAGCTTGGCAAGGACTGGGACAAGTTCGCGAGCCAGCCCTCCGGCACCGGCCCGTTCAAGCTGACGAAACTGGTGCCGCGCGAGCTCGCCGAGCTCACCAAGAATCCAGACTATTGGAACAAGAAGCGCATTCCCAAGGTCGACAAGATCGTGCTGGTGCCGATGCCGGAAGCGCTGACGCGCACCAATGCGCTGCTTGCCGGCCAGGTGGATCTGATCGAGACGCCGGCGCCGGATGCCGTGCCGCAGCTGAAAGCGGCCGGCATGAAGATCGTCGACAACGTCACGCCCCATGTCTGGAATTATCATCTCAGCGTGCTGCCGGGCTCGCCCTGGACCGACATCCGCCTGCGCAAGGCGCTGAATCTCGCGATCAACCGCGACGAAGTCGTTGGGCTGATGAATGGCCTCGCCAAGCCCGCCAAGGGCCAGGTCGATCCGTCGAGCCCCTGGTTCGGCAAGCCGACCTTCGAGCTGAAATATGATCTCGCCGCTGCAAAGAAGCTGGTGGAGGAAGCCGGCTATTCAAAAGCAAAGCCGCTGAAGACCACCTTCATCATCGCGCAGGGCGGCACCGGGCAGATGCTGTCGCTGCCGATGAACGAATTCCTGCAGCAAAGCTTTAAAGAGATCGGCATCGACATCGACTTCAAGGTGGTCGAGCTCGAGACATTATATACGCATTGGCGCAAGGGCGCGGCGGACGAGATGAATGCCGGCATCACCGCCAACAACATCGCCTATGTCACCTCCGATCCCCTCTACGCCATCGTCCGCTTCTTCGCCTCCGACCAGATCGCGCCGGTCGGCGTCAACTGGGGCGGCTACAAGAACCCGAAGGTCGACGCCCTGATCAACGAGGCCAAGCAGACGTTCGACACCGCCAAGCAGGACGATTTGATCGCGCAGGCGCATGCGCTGATCGTGGACGATGCCGTGCTGGTCTGGGTCGTCCACGATACCAACCCGCACGCGCTGTCGCCCAAGATCAAGCAGTTCGTGCAGGCGCAGCACTGGTTTCAGGATCTGACGACGATCGGGATGGAGTGA
- a CDS encoding adenylate/guanylate cyclase domain-containing protein has product MKRLKILRRWFARKLGLARVMCLVLLAVFAGLRLWDPPPVQELRLRTFDMFQLLDPRHKAVRPVTIVDIDDKSLAQLGQWPWPRTRIADMIQSLTSNGAVAIGFDVVFSEADRLNPDIVADQMRYLDDATRAKLRELPSNDLILSEAIKRSRVVLGETGQSVITSEIDKALPFTGVATVGEAGAERFLFEFPGLLRNVPAIEKVAAGRGLFTIRTERDGLIRRVPMIMRAQGNIMPSLSLEILRVVTGTPTLLVRTDKTGIRAVRLKGVEIPTDENGQLWVHYARHDPSIYVSAADVLDNTVSPSKVNGKLVLIGTSAVGLNDIKTTPVSRAMPGVEIHAQVLESILTGAAISRPNYALGVELLVAMIIGLLVIVFTPNLGPVRLVLAGAMFAASLVGTSWFFYAQYRYLIDFTYPLLSTTAIYITFIFSSFVREQRQRVQIRGQFAQYMSPVLVEQLAQSPEKLKLGGEEREMTIMFSDVRGFTSISESYKHDPQGLTALMNRFLTPLTNVIIEQKGYIDKYMGDAIMAFWNAPLDDPQHEINACEAAIQMLEQIDVVNKEREEEAADGGHVYIPLNVGIGLNTGIGVVGNMGSDRKFNYSVLGDSVNLASRLEGQSKEYGFPIIVGSRTALAAKDKFAILELDFIMVKGKTEPEVIYAIAGREDVMHSAAFQRLRNITIEMLGCYRSRNWQGALDAIARGRKSEDADTLEKLFKLYEARIKDFQVNPPAEGWTGAYALLTK; this is encoded by the coding sequence ATGAAACGTCTCAAGATCCTGCGGCGGTGGTTTGCGCGCAAGCTCGGCCTTGCGCGGGTGATGTGCCTCGTGCTGCTGGCCGTGTTTGCGGGACTGCGCTTGTGGGACCCGCCGCCGGTGCAGGAATTGCGGCTGCGCACCTTCGACATGTTCCAGCTGCTCGATCCGCGCCACAAGGCGGTGCGGCCGGTCACCATCGTCGACATCGACGACAAGAGCCTCGCCCAGCTTGGCCAGTGGCCGTGGCCCCGCACGCGGATCGCGGACATGATCCAGAGCCTCACCAGCAACGGCGCGGTCGCGATCGGCTTCGACGTGGTGTTCTCGGAAGCCGACCGGCTCAATCCGGACATCGTCGCGGACCAGATGCGCTATCTGGACGATGCCACTCGCGCCAAGCTGCGCGAGCTGCCGAGCAACGACCTGATCCTGTCCGAAGCAATCAAGCGCTCGCGCGTAGTGCTGGGCGAAACGGGGCAGTCGGTGATCACGTCGGAGATCGACAAGGCGCTTCCCTTCACCGGCGTGGCAACGGTCGGTGAAGCGGGGGCCGAGCGCTTCCTGTTCGAATTCCCGGGCCTCTTGCGCAACGTGCCCGCCATCGAGAAGGTCGCCGCCGGCCGCGGCCTGTTCACGATCAGGACCGAGCGCGACGGCCTGATCCGGCGCGTGCCGATGATCATGCGCGCCCAGGGCAACATCATGCCCTCGCTCAGCCTGGAGATCCTGCGCGTCGTCACGGGCACGCCGACGCTGCTGGTGCGGACCGACAAGACCGGCATCAGGGCCGTCCGCCTCAAGGGTGTCGAGATCCCGACCGACGAGAACGGCCAGCTCTGGGTGCACTATGCCCGCCACGATCCCTCGATCTACGTCTCGGCGGCCGACGTCCTCGACAACACGGTGTCGCCGAGCAAGGTCAATGGCAAGCTGGTGCTGATCGGTACCTCCGCGGTCGGCTTGAACGACATCAAGACCACGCCGGTGTCGCGGGCCATGCCGGGTGTCGAGATTCACGCCCAGGTGCTCGAAAGCATACTGACCGGCGCCGCGATCTCCCGCCCGAACTACGCGCTCGGCGTCGAATTGCTCGTCGCGATGATCATCGGCCTGCTCGTCATCGTCTTCACGCCGAATCTCGGACCGGTCCGGCTGGTACTCGCGGGCGCGATGTTCGCAGCGAGTCTCGTCGGCACGTCCTGGTTCTTCTACGCGCAGTACCGCTACCTCATCGACTTCACCTATCCGCTGCTCTCGACGACCGCGATCTACATCACGTTCATCTTCTCCAGCTTCGTGCGCGAGCAGCGCCAGCGCGTGCAGATCCGCGGGCAATTCGCGCAGTACATGTCGCCCGTGCTGGTCGAGCAGCTCGCGCAGTCGCCGGAGAAGCTGAAGCTCGGCGGCGAGGAGCGCGAGATGACGATCATGTTCTCCGACGTGCGCGGCTTCACCTCGATCTCGGAGAGCTACAAGCACGATCCGCAAGGCCTGACGGCGCTGATGAACCGCTTCCTGACGCCGCTGACCAACGTGATCATCGAGCAGAAGGGCTATATCGACAAATACATGGGCGACGCCATCATGGCGTTCTGGAATGCGCCGCTCGATGATCCCCAGCACGAGATCAACGCCTGCGAGGCTGCGATCCAGATGCTCGAGCAGATCGACGTGGTCAACAAGGAGCGCGAGGAAGAAGCGGCCGACGGCGGCCACGTCTACATCCCGCTCAATGTCGGCATCGGCCTCAACACCGGCATCGGCGTTGTCGGCAACATGGGATCGGACCGCAAGTTCAACTATTCGGTGCTGGGCGACAGCGTGAATCTGGCCTCGCGGCTGGAAGGGCAGTCCAAGGAGTACGGCTTCCCGATCATCGTCGGCTCGCGGACGGCGCTCGCCGCCAAGGACAAGTTCGCGATCCTCGAGCTCGACTTCATCATGGTCAAGGGCAAGACCGAGCCGGAGGTGATTTACGCCATCGCCGGCCGCGAGGACGTGATGCATTCGGCCGCCTTCCAGCGCCTGCGCAACATCACCATCGAGATGCTCGGCTGCTACCGCAGCCGGAACTGGCAGGGCGCGCTGGACGCAATCGCGCGCGGCCGCAAGAGCGAGGACGCCGACACGCTGGAAAAGCTGTTCAAGCTCTACGAGGCGCGGATCAAGGATTTCCAGGTCAATCCGCCGGCGGAAGGCTGGACCGGGGCATATGCGCTGCTGACGAAGTAG